A section of the Paralichthys olivaceus isolate ysfri-2021 chromosome 16, ASM2471397v2, whole genome shotgun sequence genome encodes:
- the arhgap30 gene encoding rho GTPase-activating protein 30 isoform X1 — MRRVRRRGGNKEKVFGCDLLEHLNASCQEIPQVLRCCSEFVEHHGIVDGIYRLSGVSSNIQKLRGEFESDGNPDLNKDVYLQDIHCISSLCKAYFRELPNPLLTYQLYDKFAEAVAIQLEEERLVKIRDVLKELPSPHYRTLEFLMRHLVKMASYSSETNMHSRNLAIVWAPNLLRSKDIEATGFNGTAAFMEVRVQSIVVEFILTHVPQLFPDQGGSDERRKSLPSPSTAMDDPLPKSVPSRPLASFGNISPGDGPLPIRPYHAIIEGTDKRKGSLKGRKWMSIFNIGGRFQDTRRRHKHSSKEFVCVPEKDRSALRPARSMDSLSIQSYANEGSKHPPQTPPSTNMSPLVTSSPQLGSEAAAPPGGMGGSEYAVTYRRGTGVMSGGTQGTYTALDPEGLGVIGSDPVQSRSPGLSAKAGRRAAMHITGPTLVTVPLHITSNLALGVLQGGGSNRVIHRGRDKDGGDRVEGKEGEGKVERKERKRMEMKVDGGRKVREEETDRVVDVEVKTVVAGGVGEEEGDGVKVEKEEEEEEEEERSVGRRKSELVTGGGSVSREERVKSLNSNTDDDDATRDDQQDDYVARVSLTDMKSVEPADPHPEESEPEDVYVFHESDILNSTEAEGDDQELFGYVQDNFEFLDHMDSCVMDHMDSSNSHQVNEFSVEPPGHSDDEYEVMAQAEPAQNPAGQHMHLQPAPEFKPHRPLSLDLHSRQTKSLSLPYMTSPVHGPDEYCSEDEDEGDPSDDEDDYSSDEDGSMFIKSLPADFLLNNLTRFDLDTDNVSRLPVEQSKNFEALHSKETTTGEQEREEVVDEEDGGGLEGKQMMKSEEEDHQQEDRPEKQRSEAEEDPDIPEDVHSDKEKSCASELSTSSCEEMDKFITIKAAEEEEEEEEEEEEEEEEEEGVDNLHTDYPLCCTDSCSTQETADDLLEQTGGHPGPCDEEETKEKHTDDAEDRRRDTETTCQEMGPEKKQGGENLLEDSIEEDGGGTADDEDEEEDSVVCSSEVWEELEDVVCEVIEESEQVQREKERAREQEEQEEQNVKGSGEKREEEKEGGTNKTEDRIEETAEQKLTGMHRESEEKETSKLQVKNAAVEEAQHHDREDEAARETGNRKNNEETADEQRRTTTNARFDPKILMCEESDRSHGGGGVGRKLVISKHPKVYQVRAVPVVPPKPQHCKLTAMTLRQQHQLHHYQQQHHHHHQQMQQQEYHHHHQQQQQQQPQQEHHHQQQQQEQQQEHHHQQQQQQQEYHHHHQQQEQLQEHHHHHQQQQQQQEQEQQQHQHHQHHQHHHHHHQQQQQQQQQEQQQQQQEPQQQQQQQQQEQQEQQQQQRVWRGAEGGGENTPRVQTEQERVSAGEQGKDGGRREKERRRDGEDTSRNSPLSMCFDEAVAIATMRREKERGSDKERPRDRGGEVL; from the exons ATGCGGAGAGTTCGGAGAAGAGGAGGCAACAAAGAGAAGGTGTTTGGATGTGATCTGCTCGAGCACCTGAACGCCTCATGTCAAGAGA TTCCTCAGGTCTTACGATGCTGCAGCGAGTTCGTCGAGCATCATGGCATCGTGGATGGAATCTACAGGTTGTCTGGGGTGTCGTCCAACATCCAGAAACTCAg GGGGGAGTTTGAGAGTGACGGGAATCCAGACCTGAACAAGGATGTGTATCTGCAGGACATCCACTGCATCAGCTCTCTGTGCAAAGCTTATTTCAGAGAGCTGCCGAACCCTCTGCTCACGTACCAGCTGTACGACAAGTTTGCT GAGGCTGTTGCCatccagctggaggaggagaggctggtGAAGATCAGAGATGTGCTGAAAGAACTGCCGTCACCACATTACAG gaCTCTGGAGTTCCTGATGCGTCACCTCGTCAAAATGGCTTCTTATTCCTCAGAGACCAACATGCACTCCAGGAACCTCGCCATCGTCTGGGCCCCCAATCTGCTCAG GTCAAAGGACATTGAGGCGACCGGGTTTAACGGCACGGCAGCCTTCATGGAGGTCAGGGTTCAATCCATCGTCGTGGAGTTCATCCTCACACACGTCCCTCAGCTGTTTCCTGACCAAG GTGGATCGGATGAGAGAAGAAAGTCCCtcccctctccatcaacagcGATGGATGACCCGTTACCCAAGTCTGTTCCCTCTCGGCCTCTCGCCAGCTTTGGGAACATCAGTCCAGGGGACGGCCCACTACCCATCAGACCCTACCATGCAATCATAGAGGGCACAGACAA GAGGAAAGGATCTCTGAAGGGCAGGAAGTGGATGTCCATATTCAACATCGGAGGACGATTCCAGGACACACGGAGACGACACAAACACTCAAGTAAAG AATTTGTTTGTGTTCCAGAGAAAGACAGATCTGCTCTGAGACCAGCACGAAGCATGGACTCCCTCAGTATCCAGTCATACGCAAATGAAG GTTCCAAACATCCTCCCCAAACCCCTCCCTCCACCAACATGTCTCCCCTCGTCACCTCCTCCCCACAGCTGGGCTCGGAGGCCGCGGCGCCTCCTGGTGGAATGGGTGGCAGTGAATATGCTGTGACATACCGCAGAGGAACAGGGGTAATGAGCGGAGGGACCCAGGGCACCTACACCGCTCTCGACCCGGAGGGTTTAGGGGTCATTGGCAGTGACCCAGTCCAGTCCAGATCCCCGGGCCTCTCGGCTAAAGCAGGACGAAGAGCGGCCATGCACATCACAGGGCCCACCCTGGTTACTGTGCCGCTGCACATCACCTCCAACCTGGCACTGGGGGTGCTGCAAGGGGGCGGGAGCAACCGGGTCATCCATCGTGGCAGGGATAAGGATGGAGGGGACAGGGtggaaggaaaggagggagaaggaaaagtggagaggaaggaaagaaagaggatggAAATGAAGGTGGATGGAGGTAGGAAGgttagagaggaggagacagacagggttGTGGACGTGGAGGTGAAAACAGTGGTGGCAGGAGGCGttggtgaggaggagggtgacGGAGTaaaggtggagaaggaggaggaggaggaggaggaggaggagagaagcgTTGGTAGAAGGAAGTCGGAGCTGGTGACGGGAGGTGGAAGTGTGTCCAGAGAGGAACGAGTCAAAAGCCTCAACTCCAACACAGATGATGACGATGCAACGAGAGACGACCAACAAGACGACTACGTGG CCCGTGTTTCACTCACAGATATGAAAAGTGTGGAACCGGCTGATCCTCATCCAGAGGAGAGTGAGCCCGaagatgtgtatgtgtttcaCGAGTCCGACATCCTCAACTCGACCGAAGCGGAGGGAGACGACCAGGAGCTGTTCGGCTACGTTCAAGATAACTTTGAATTCCTGGACCACATGGACAGCTGCGTCATGGACCACATGGACAGCAGCAACTCACAtcag GTGAACGAGTTCTCCGTCGAGCCTCCCGGTCACTCAGACGACGAGTATGAAGTCATGGCGCAAGCTGAGCCTGCCCAGAATCCTGCAGGGCAACACATGCACCTGCAGCCGGCCCCTGAGTTTAAACCACACAGGCCGCTCAGCCTCGACCTGCACAGCCGACAAACTAAATCCCTCAGCCTGCCTTATATGACCTCACCTGTCCACGGGCCGGACGAGTATTGCTCAGAAGACGAGGATGAGGGCGACCCCAGTGACGATGAGGATGATTACAGCAGTGACGAGGATGGTAGCATGTTCATTAAAAGCCTCCCCGCTGATTTCCTTTTAAACAATCTGACCAGGTTTGACCTGGACACCGATAACGTAAGTAGACTTCCTGTTGAACAGTCGAAAAACTTTGAGGCGCTGCACTCTAAAGAAACGACAACCGGAGAACAGGAGCGAGAAGAAGTGGTGGAtgaagaggatggaggaggactGGAGGGAAAACAGATGATGAAGAGCGAAGAGGAAGATCATCAACAAGAAGATCGACCAGAAAAACAAAG ATCGGAGGCAGAGGAAGATCCCGACATCCCGGAGGATGTTCACAGTGACAAAGAAAAGTCTTGTGCTTCCGAACTGTCAACATCCAGCTGTGAGGAGATGGACAAATTCATCACTATCAAggctgcggaggaggaggaggaggaggaggaggaggaggaggaggaggaggaggaagaggaaggggtTGATAATCTTCACACTGATTATCCACTATGTTGCACAGATTCTTGTTCCACACAGGAGACTGCTGATGATCTGTTAGAGCAGACCGGAGGACATCCTGGACcctgtgatgaggaggagacaaaagaaaaacacactgacgatgcagaggacaggaggagagacacagagacaacatGTCAAGAAATGGGTCCGGAGAAAAAACAAGGGGGCGAGAACCTGTTGGAAGACTCCATTGAAGAAGATGGAGGGGGAACGGCtgacgatgaagatgaagaggaggatagTGTCGTTTGTAGCAGTGAAGTTTGGGAGGAACTTGAGGATGTTGTATGTGAAGTGATCGAGGAAAGTGAGCAGgttcagagggagaaagagagagctagagagcaggaggagcaggaggagcagaatgTGAAGGGatcaggagaaaaaagagaggaagagaaggaaggagggacaAACAAGACAGAAGATAGAATAGAGGAGACGGCTGAACAGAAGCTCACAGGGATGCACCGAGAGTCCGAGGAGAAAGAGACGAGTAAACTCCAAGTGAAGAACGCGGCCGTTGAAGAAGCACAGCATCACGACAGAGAGGACGAGGCCGccagagagacaggaaacaggaaaaacaacGAGGAGACAGCTGATGAGCAACGAAGAACAACGACCAACGCCAGGTTTGATCCTAAAATACTCATGTGTGAGGAGAGCGACAGAAgccacggaggaggaggagttggcaGGAAGCTGGTTATCTCCAAACACCCAAAGGTTTACCAGGTGAGAGCTGTGCCGGTCGTGCCCCCGAAGCCTCAGCACTGCAAACTCACCGCCATGACCCTCCGGCAGCAGCATCAGCTGCATCActatcagcagcagcatcatcatcaccatcagcagatgcagcagcaggagtatcatcatcaccatcagcagcagcagcagcagcagccgcagcaggagcatcaccatcagcagcagcagcaggagcagcagcaggagcatcaccatcagcagcagcagcagcagcaggagtatcatcatcaccatcagcagcaggagcagctgcaggagcatcatcatcaccatcagcagcagcagcagcagcaggagcaggagcagcagcagcaccagcatcatcaacatcatcaacatcatcaccatcaccatcagcagcagcagcagcagcagcagcaggagcagcagcagcagcagcaggagccgcagcagcagcagcagcagcagcagcaggagcagcaggagcagcagcagcagcagagggtaTGGAGAGGCgcggaaggaggaggagaaaacacaccGAGAGTCCAGACGGAGCAGGAGAGAGTCAGTGCAGGGGAACAGGGGAaggacggagggaggagggagaaggagaggaggagggacggGGAGGACACCAGCAGAAACAGTCCCCTCAGCATGTGTTTCGATGAGGCGGTTGCCATAGCAACCATGaggcgagagaaagagagggggagcgACAAGGAGAGGCCGAGGGACCGGGGAGGTGAAGTGCTCTGA
- the arhgap30 gene encoding rho GTPase-activating protein 30 isoform X4, with amino-acid sequence MRRVRRRGGNKEKVFGCDLLEHLNASCQEIPQVLRCCSEFVEHHGIVDGIYRLSGVSSNIQKLRGEFESDGNPDLNKDVYLQDIHCISSLCKAYFRELPNPLLTYQLYDKFAEAVAIQLEEERLVKIRDVLKELPSPHYRTLEFLMRHLVKMASYSSETNMHSRNLAIVWAPNLLRSKDIEATGFNGTAAFMEVRVQSIVVEFILTHVPQLFPDQGGSDERRKSLPSPSTAMDDPLPKSVPSRPLASFGNISPGDGPLPIRPYHAIIEGTDKRKGSLKGRKWMSIFNIGGRFQDTRRRHKHSSKEKDRSALRPARSMDSLSIQSYANEGSKHPPQTPPSTNMSPLVTSSPQLGSEAAAPPGGMGGSEYAVTYRRGTGVMSGGTQGTYTALDPEGLGVIGSDPVQSRSPGLSAKAGRRAAMHITGPTLVTVPLHITSNLALGVLQGGGSNRVIHRGRDKDGGDRVEGKEGEGKVERKERKRMEMKVDGGRKVREEETDRVVDVEVKTVVAGGVGEEEGDGVKVEKEEEEEEEEERSVGRRKSELVTGGGSVSREERVKSLNSNTDDDDATRDDQQDDYVDMKSVEPADPHPEESEPEDVYVFHESDILNSTEAEGDDQELFGYVQDNFEFLDHMDSCVMDHMDSSNSHQVNEFSVEPPGHSDDEYEVMAQAEPAQNPAGQHMHLQPAPEFKPHRPLSLDLHSRQTKSLSLPYMTSPVHGPDEYCSEDEDEGDPSDDEDDYSSDEDGSMFIKSLPADFLLNNLTRFDLDTDNVSRLPVEQSKNFEALHSKETTTGEQEREEVVDEEDGGGLEGKQMMKSEEEDHQQEDRPEKQRSEAEEDPDIPEDVHSDKEKSCASELSTSSCEEMDKFITIKAAEEEEEEEEEEEEEEEEEEGVDNLHTDYPLCCTDSCSTQETADDLLEQTGGHPGPCDEEETKEKHTDDAEDRRRDTETTCQEMGPEKKQGGENLLEDSIEEDGGGTADDEDEEEDSVVCSSEVWEELEDVVCEVIEESEQVQREKERAREQEEQEEQNVKGSGEKREEEKEGGTNKTEDRIEETAEQKLTGMHRESEEKETSKLQVKNAAVEEAQHHDREDEAARETGNRKNNEETADEQRRTTTNARFDPKILMCEESDRSHGGGGVGRKLVISKHPKVYQVRAVPVVPPKPQHCKLTAMTLRQQHQLHHYQQQHHHHHQQMQQQEYHHHHQQQQQQQPQQEHHHQQQQQEQQQEHHHQQQQQQQEYHHHHQQQEQLQEHHHHHQQQQQQQEQEQQQHQHHQHHQHHHHHHQQQQQQQQQEQQQQQQEPQQQQQQQQQEQQEQQQQQRVWRGAEGGGENTPRVQTEQERVSAGEQGKDGGRREKERRRDGEDTSRNSPLSMCFDEAVAIATMRREKERGSDKERPRDRGGEVL; translated from the exons ATGCGGAGAGTTCGGAGAAGAGGAGGCAACAAAGAGAAGGTGTTTGGATGTGATCTGCTCGAGCACCTGAACGCCTCATGTCAAGAGA TTCCTCAGGTCTTACGATGCTGCAGCGAGTTCGTCGAGCATCATGGCATCGTGGATGGAATCTACAGGTTGTCTGGGGTGTCGTCCAACATCCAGAAACTCAg GGGGGAGTTTGAGAGTGACGGGAATCCAGACCTGAACAAGGATGTGTATCTGCAGGACATCCACTGCATCAGCTCTCTGTGCAAAGCTTATTTCAGAGAGCTGCCGAACCCTCTGCTCACGTACCAGCTGTACGACAAGTTTGCT GAGGCTGTTGCCatccagctggaggaggagaggctggtGAAGATCAGAGATGTGCTGAAAGAACTGCCGTCACCACATTACAG gaCTCTGGAGTTCCTGATGCGTCACCTCGTCAAAATGGCTTCTTATTCCTCAGAGACCAACATGCACTCCAGGAACCTCGCCATCGTCTGGGCCCCCAATCTGCTCAG GTCAAAGGACATTGAGGCGACCGGGTTTAACGGCACGGCAGCCTTCATGGAGGTCAGGGTTCAATCCATCGTCGTGGAGTTCATCCTCACACACGTCCCTCAGCTGTTTCCTGACCAAG GTGGATCGGATGAGAGAAGAAAGTCCCtcccctctccatcaacagcGATGGATGACCCGTTACCCAAGTCTGTTCCCTCTCGGCCTCTCGCCAGCTTTGGGAACATCAGTCCAGGGGACGGCCCACTACCCATCAGACCCTACCATGCAATCATAGAGGGCACAGACAA GAGGAAAGGATCTCTGAAGGGCAGGAAGTGGATGTCCATATTCAACATCGGAGGACGATTCCAGGACACACGGAGACGACACAAACACTCAAGTAAAG AGAAAGACAGATCTGCTCTGAGACCAGCACGAAGCATGGACTCCCTCAGTATCCAGTCATACGCAAATGAAG GTTCCAAACATCCTCCCCAAACCCCTCCCTCCACCAACATGTCTCCCCTCGTCACCTCCTCCCCACAGCTGGGCTCGGAGGCCGCGGCGCCTCCTGGTGGAATGGGTGGCAGTGAATATGCTGTGACATACCGCAGAGGAACAGGGGTAATGAGCGGAGGGACCCAGGGCACCTACACCGCTCTCGACCCGGAGGGTTTAGGGGTCATTGGCAGTGACCCAGTCCAGTCCAGATCCCCGGGCCTCTCGGCTAAAGCAGGACGAAGAGCGGCCATGCACATCACAGGGCCCACCCTGGTTACTGTGCCGCTGCACATCACCTCCAACCTGGCACTGGGGGTGCTGCAAGGGGGCGGGAGCAACCGGGTCATCCATCGTGGCAGGGATAAGGATGGAGGGGACAGGGtggaaggaaaggagggagaaggaaaagtggagaggaaggaaagaaagaggatggAAATGAAGGTGGATGGAGGTAGGAAGgttagagaggaggagacagacagggttGTGGACGTGGAGGTGAAAACAGTGGTGGCAGGAGGCGttggtgaggaggagggtgacGGAGTaaaggtggagaaggaggaggaggaggaggaggaggaggagagaagcgTTGGTAGAAGGAAGTCGGAGCTGGTGACGGGAGGTGGAAGTGTGTCCAGAGAGGAACGAGTCAAAAGCCTCAACTCCAACACAGATGATGACGATGCAACGAGAGACGACCAACAAGACGACTACGTGG ATATGAAAAGTGTGGAACCGGCTGATCCTCATCCAGAGGAGAGTGAGCCCGaagatgtgtatgtgtttcaCGAGTCCGACATCCTCAACTCGACCGAAGCGGAGGGAGACGACCAGGAGCTGTTCGGCTACGTTCAAGATAACTTTGAATTCCTGGACCACATGGACAGCTGCGTCATGGACCACATGGACAGCAGCAACTCACAtcag GTGAACGAGTTCTCCGTCGAGCCTCCCGGTCACTCAGACGACGAGTATGAAGTCATGGCGCAAGCTGAGCCTGCCCAGAATCCTGCAGGGCAACACATGCACCTGCAGCCGGCCCCTGAGTTTAAACCACACAGGCCGCTCAGCCTCGACCTGCACAGCCGACAAACTAAATCCCTCAGCCTGCCTTATATGACCTCACCTGTCCACGGGCCGGACGAGTATTGCTCAGAAGACGAGGATGAGGGCGACCCCAGTGACGATGAGGATGATTACAGCAGTGACGAGGATGGTAGCATGTTCATTAAAAGCCTCCCCGCTGATTTCCTTTTAAACAATCTGACCAGGTTTGACCTGGACACCGATAACGTAAGTAGACTTCCTGTTGAACAGTCGAAAAACTTTGAGGCGCTGCACTCTAAAGAAACGACAACCGGAGAACAGGAGCGAGAAGAAGTGGTGGAtgaagaggatggaggaggactGGAGGGAAAACAGATGATGAAGAGCGAAGAGGAAGATCATCAACAAGAAGATCGACCAGAAAAACAAAG ATCGGAGGCAGAGGAAGATCCCGACATCCCGGAGGATGTTCACAGTGACAAAGAAAAGTCTTGTGCTTCCGAACTGTCAACATCCAGCTGTGAGGAGATGGACAAATTCATCACTATCAAggctgcggaggaggaggaggaggaggaggaggaggaggaggaggaggaggaggaagaggaaggggtTGATAATCTTCACACTGATTATCCACTATGTTGCACAGATTCTTGTTCCACACAGGAGACTGCTGATGATCTGTTAGAGCAGACCGGAGGACATCCTGGACcctgtgatgaggaggagacaaaagaaaaacacactgacgatgcagaggacaggaggagagacacagagacaacatGTCAAGAAATGGGTCCGGAGAAAAAACAAGGGGGCGAGAACCTGTTGGAAGACTCCATTGAAGAAGATGGAGGGGGAACGGCtgacgatgaagatgaagaggaggatagTGTCGTTTGTAGCAGTGAAGTTTGGGAGGAACTTGAGGATGTTGTATGTGAAGTGATCGAGGAAAGTGAGCAGgttcagagggagaaagagagagctagagagcaggaggagcaggaggagcagaatgTGAAGGGatcaggagaaaaaagagaggaagagaaggaaggagggacaAACAAGACAGAAGATAGAATAGAGGAGACGGCTGAACAGAAGCTCACAGGGATGCACCGAGAGTCCGAGGAGAAAGAGACGAGTAAACTCCAAGTGAAGAACGCGGCCGTTGAAGAAGCACAGCATCACGACAGAGAGGACGAGGCCGccagagagacaggaaacaggaaaaacaacGAGGAGACAGCTGATGAGCAACGAAGAACAACGACCAACGCCAGGTTTGATCCTAAAATACTCATGTGTGAGGAGAGCGACAGAAgccacggaggaggaggagttggcaGGAAGCTGGTTATCTCCAAACACCCAAAGGTTTACCAGGTGAGAGCTGTGCCGGTCGTGCCCCCGAAGCCTCAGCACTGCAAACTCACCGCCATGACCCTCCGGCAGCAGCATCAGCTGCATCActatcagcagcagcatcatcatcaccatcagcagatgcagcagcaggagtatcatcatcaccatcagcagcagcagcagcagcagccgcagcaggagcatcaccatcagcagcagcagcaggagcagcagcaggagcatcaccatcagcagcagcagcagcagcaggagtatcatcatcaccatcagcagcaggagcagctgcaggagcatcatcatcaccatcagcagcagcagcagcagcaggagcaggagcagcagcagcaccagcatcatcaacatcatcaacatcatcaccatcaccatcagcagcagcagcagcagcagcagcaggagcagcagcagcagcagcaggagccgcagcagcagcagcagcagcagcagcaggagcagcaggagcagcagcagcagcagagggtaTGGAGAGGCgcggaaggaggaggagaaaacacaccGAGAGTCCAGACGGAGCAGGAGAGAGTCAGTGCAGGGGAACAGGGGAaggacggagggaggagggagaaggagaggaggagggacggGGAGGACACCAGCAGAAACAGTCCCCTCAGCATGTGTTTCGATGAGGCGGTTGCCATAGCAACCATGaggcgagagaaagagagggggagcgACAAGGAGAGGCCGAGGGACCGGGGAGGTGAAGTGCTCTGA